The following are encoded together in the Nocardioides okcheonensis genome:
- a CDS encoding phosphotransferase family protein, whose protein sequence is MSRTSRTPHAPYPVPHEATARRLEWAFLPPNLRAYVERRCGSPVVEAISQTSGFTPGFASVLVCEDGSRHFVKAASVKAQRLFAESYREEARKLGALPADVPAPRLLWHLDDDWVVLGIEHVEARTPHRPWRDDDLAALLDALEETADLLTPPPAGLELVDAAEDMAPLADGWAAVREARPDLPHLDDAEALARRLDEVVGGDTMVHTDVRSDNVLIDADGRALLCDWNWPVRGCAWFDSFAALIAPRGEGIDVDAVLASRRLLRDVPAESIDIMLAMYAGYFLSQCEQSVPPTSPHLRDHQRWQGEVCWAWLAERRGWS, encoded by the coding sequence ATGTCCCGGACCAGCCGCACCCCGCACGCCCCGTACCCCGTCCCGCACGAGGCGACCGCGCGACGGCTGGAGTGGGCGTTCCTGCCGCCGAACCTGCGGGCCTACGTCGAGCGCAGGTGTGGCTCCCCGGTCGTCGAGGCGATCTCCCAGACGAGCGGCTTCACGCCGGGGTTCGCGTCCGTGCTGGTGTGCGAGGACGGCTCGCGCCACTTCGTGAAGGCGGCGTCGGTGAAGGCCCAGCGCCTGTTCGCCGAGTCCTACCGCGAGGAGGCGCGCAAGCTCGGCGCGCTGCCGGCCGACGTCCCCGCGCCGCGGCTGCTGTGGCACCTCGACGACGACTGGGTCGTCCTCGGCATCGAGCACGTCGAGGCGCGCACCCCGCACCGCCCGTGGCGTGACGACGACCTGGCCGCGCTGCTCGACGCGCTCGAGGAGACCGCCGACCTGCTCACCCCGCCGCCCGCCGGTCTCGAGCTGGTCGACGCGGCTGAGGACATGGCGCCCCTGGCCGACGGGTGGGCCGCGGTGCGCGAGGCACGCCCCGACCTCCCCCACCTCGACGACGCGGAGGCGCTGGCCCGCCGCCTGGACGAGGTCGTCGGCGGCGACACCATGGTCCACACCGACGTGCGCTCCGACAACGTGCTCATCGACGCCGACGGCCGCGCCCTGCTCTGCGACTGGAACTGGCCGGTCCGCGGCTGCGCGTGGTTCGACTCGTTCGCCGCCCTGATCGCGCCCCGCGGCGAGGGCATCGACGTCGACGCCGTCCTCGCCTCGCGGCGGCTGCTGCGCGACGTGCCGGCCGAGTCGATCGACATCATGCTCGCGATGTACGCGGGCTACTTCCTCTCCCAGTGCGAGCAGTCGGTGCCGCCGACCTCCCCGCACCTGCGCGACCACCAGCGCTGGCAGGGCGAGGTGTGCTGGGCCTGGTTGGCCGAGCGCCGGGGCTGGTCGTGA
- a CDS encoding GNAT family N-acetyltransferase has protein sequence MPELVLPTVSVRDSFLEAMAEFTAEGVENSQTSAWIDVHGARWDTDEGFAAFVEAVRADALEDSPRPEWHVPCTTGWWVDGDTYLGRLAIRHRLTDFLLEVGGHIGYDVRPSRRREGHATAMLRAALPWARDLGIDPALITCDVDNLPSARVIESAGGVLEDVRGVKRRYWVPTS, from the coding sequence ATGCCAGAGCTCGTCCTGCCGACCGTCTCCGTCCGCGACTCCTTCCTCGAGGCGATGGCGGAGTTCACCGCCGAGGGCGTGGAGAACAGCCAGACGTCGGCGTGGATCGACGTCCACGGCGCCCGCTGGGACACCGACGAGGGCTTCGCGGCGTTCGTCGAGGCGGTCCGCGCCGACGCCCTCGAGGACTCGCCGCGCCCGGAGTGGCACGTGCCGTGCACCACGGGGTGGTGGGTCGACGGCGACACCTACCTGGGACGGCTCGCGATCCGCCACCGGCTCACCGACTTCCTGCTCGAGGTGGGCGGCCACATCGGCTACGACGTACGCCCCTCGCGCCGGCGCGAGGGCCACGCCACCGCGATGCTGCGGGCGGCGCTGCCGTGGGCGCGGGACCTCGGGATCGACCCCGCGCTGATCACCTGCGACGTCGACAACCTGCCGTCCGCGCGCGTCATCGAGTCCGCGGGCGGCGTGCTGGAGGACGTGCGCGGCGTCAAGCGGCGCTACTGGGTCCCGACCTCCTGA
- the lepA gene encoding translation elongation factor 4: MSLKNAPQPGSTDPSIIRNFCIIAHIDHGKSTLADRMLQLTGVVDERASRAQYLDRMDIERERGITIKSQAVRMPWTVPADNEAGAEPGTYILNMIDTPGHVDFTYEVSRSLEACEAAILLVDAAQGIEAQTLANLYLAMGADLHIIPVLNKIDLPSANVEKYAAELAGLVGCEPEDVLLTSAKTGVGVEALLNEIVKQTPAPVGDADAPARALIFDSVYDTYRGVVTYVRVVDGKLSHRDRIKMMSTNAVHEMLEVGVISPEPVKAGEIGVGEVGYLITGVKDVRQSRVGDTVTSQHHGATESLGGYKHPNPMVYAGLYPIDGDDYPGLRDALEKLQLNDAALTYEPETSGALGFGFRCGFLGLLHMEITRDRLEREFNLDLISTAPNVVYQVVMDDGAEHEVTNPSEYPDGKVAEVREPVVKATILAPSDFIGTIMELCQLKRGSLQGMDYLSEDRVEMRYTLPMGEIVFDFFDQLKSRTKGYASLDYERSGDQAADLVKVDILLQGEPVDAFSAIIHRDAAYSYGVMMAGKLKDLIPRQQFEVPIQAAIGARVIARETIRAIRKDVLAKCYGGDISRKRKLLEKQKAGKKRMKNIGSVEVPPEAFVAALSTTQPTEKAGKK, from the coding sequence GTGAGCCTCAAGAACGCGCCGCAGCCTGGCTCGACCGACCCGTCGATCATCCGCAACTTCTGCATCATCGCGCACATCGACCACGGCAAGTCGACGCTGGCCGACCGGATGCTGCAGCTGACCGGCGTGGTCGACGAGCGGGCGTCGCGCGCGCAGTACCTCGACCGGATGGACATCGAGCGCGAGCGCGGCATCACGATCAAGAGCCAGGCCGTGCGCATGCCGTGGACGGTCCCGGCCGACAACGAGGCCGGGGCCGAGCCGGGCACCTACATCCTCAACATGATCGACACCCCGGGCCACGTCGACTTCACCTACGAGGTGTCGCGCAGCCTGGAGGCGTGCGAGGCCGCGATCCTGCTGGTCGACGCCGCGCAGGGGATCGAGGCCCAGACGCTGGCCAACCTCTACCTGGCCATGGGCGCCGACCTGCACATCATCCCGGTGCTCAACAAGATCGACCTGCCGAGCGCCAACGTCGAGAAGTACGCCGCCGAGCTGGCCGGCCTCGTCGGCTGCGAGCCCGAGGACGTGCTCCTGACCAGCGCCAAGACCGGCGTCGGGGTCGAGGCGCTCCTCAACGAGATCGTGAAGCAGACCCCGGCGCCGGTCGGCGACGCCGACGCCCCGGCCCGCGCGCTGATCTTCGACTCGGTCTACGACACCTACCGCGGCGTGGTCACCTACGTCCGGGTCGTCGACGGCAAGCTCAGCCACCGCGACCGGATCAAGATGATGTCGACCAACGCGGTCCACGAGATGCTCGAGGTCGGCGTGATCAGCCCCGAGCCGGTGAAGGCCGGGGAGATCGGCGTCGGCGAGGTCGGCTACCTCATCACCGGCGTGAAGGACGTGCGCCAGTCGCGCGTCGGCGACACGGTCACCTCCCAGCACCACGGGGCCACCGAGTCGCTCGGCGGCTACAAGCACCCCAACCCGATGGTCTACGCCGGCCTCTACCCGATCGACGGCGACGACTACCCGGGCCTGCGCGACGCCCTGGAGAAGCTGCAGCTCAACGACGCGGCGCTGACCTACGAGCCGGAGACCTCCGGCGCGCTGGGCTTCGGCTTCCGCTGCGGCTTCCTCGGCCTGCTCCACATGGAGATCACCCGCGACCGGCTCGAGCGCGAGTTCAACCTCGACCTGATCTCGACCGCGCCGAACGTGGTCTACCAGGTCGTCATGGACGACGGCGCCGAGCACGAGGTCACCAACCCCAGCGAGTACCCCGACGGCAAGGTCGCCGAGGTCCGCGAGCCGGTCGTGAAGGCGACGATCCTCGCGCCGTCAGACTTCATCGGCACGATCATGGAGCTCTGCCAGCTCAAGCGCGGCAGCCTGCAGGGGATGGACTACCTCTCCGAGGACCGCGTCGAGATGCGCTACACGCTGCCGATGGGCGAGATCGTCTTCGACTTCTTCGACCAGCTGAAGTCGCGCACCAAGGGCTACGCCTCGCTCGACTACGAGCGCTCGGGCGACCAGGCCGCCGACCTGGTCAAGGTCGACATCCTGCTGCAGGGCGAGCCGGTCGACGCCTTCAGCGCGATCATCCACCGCGATGCTGCCTACTCCTACGGCGTGATGATGGCCGGCAAGCTGAAGGACCTGATCCCGCGCCAGCAGTTCGAGGTGCCGATCCAGGCCGCCATCGGTGCGCGCGTGATCGCCCGCGAGACCATCCGGGCGATCCGCAAGGACGTGCTCGCCAAGTGCTACGGCGGTGACATCAGCCGCAAGCGCAAGCTGCTGGAGAAGCAGAAGGCCGGCAAGAAGCGGATGAAGAACATCGGCTCGGTCGAGGTGCCGCCGGAGGCCTTCGTCGCCGCCCTGTCGACCACGCAGCCGACGGAGAAGGCCGGCAAGAAGTAG
- a CDS encoding DMT family transporter produces MTRPQTRPPHAAHLPLVPAVAFVLVWSSGYISGPAAVHAAAPFTVLGWRFVLAAVIGAVLARLLRRRPRMDRAVLARVAAVGFVMNAVQFGLMYVAFDLGLGATLASLFHALSPVLTALLAAALLGERVSPLQVGGFVVGVLGVLLVLGADLGHAGGPVAVAVGCLSMLTLSLGTLGQRWIGAQPDLLWSAAVQFAVSAPPLLVLGWLTEGAWPVTDTRQAVVSVLFLAVVNSIVGLVLLSLLVLRGGSGAAASLFFLSPPVTAVLAWLVLDETLSALQLVGLVVAVVGVGAATRTRRAPEPVAAQEVGTQ; encoded by the coding sequence GTGACCCGCCCGCAGACCCGACCGCCGCACGCAGCCCACCTGCCGCTCGTCCCGGCGGTCGCGTTCGTGCTCGTCTGGTCGTCGGGCTACATCTCCGGGCCGGCGGCCGTGCACGCCGCCGCGCCGTTCACCGTGCTCGGCTGGCGCTTCGTGCTGGCGGCGGTCATCGGTGCCGTCCTGGCGCGGCTGCTGCGGCGCCGCCCGCGGATGGACCGTGCGGTCCTGGCCCGGGTCGCCGCGGTCGGGTTCGTGATGAACGCGGTGCAGTTCGGGCTGATGTACGTCGCGTTCGACCTCGGCCTCGGCGCCACCCTCGCCTCGCTGTTCCACGCGCTCAGCCCGGTGCTCACCGCCCTGCTGGCGGCCGCGCTGCTCGGCGAGCGGGTGAGCCCGCTGCAGGTGGGCGGCTTCGTCGTCGGCGTGCTCGGGGTGCTCCTCGTGCTCGGCGCCGACCTCGGCCACGCGGGCGGTCCGGTCGCGGTCGCGGTGGGCTGCCTCAGCATGCTCACGCTGAGCCTGGGCACCCTCGGCCAGCGCTGGATCGGCGCGCAGCCCGACCTGCTGTGGTCGGCGGCCGTGCAGTTCGCGGTGTCCGCTCCCCCGCTGCTGGTGCTGGGCTGGCTCACCGAGGGGGCCTGGCCGGTGACCGACACCCGCCAGGCGGTGGTGTCGGTGCTGTTCCTCGCCGTGGTCAACTCGATCGTCGGCCTGGTGCTGCTGTCCCTGCTGGTGCTGCGCGGCGGGTCCGGCGCGGCGGCCAGCCTGTTCTTCCTCAGCCCGCCGGTCACCGCCGTGCTGGCCTGGCTGGTGCTCGACGAGACGCTCTCGGCGCTGCAGCTCGTCGGGCTCGTCGTCGCGGTGGTCGGCGTCGGCGCCGCCACCCGCACCCGGCGTGCGCCGGAGCCGGTCGCGGCTCAGGAGGTCGGGACCCAGTAG
- a CDS encoding HutD/Ves family protein → MARVVRSDEVAPQPWANGGGTTRELLVADDGAWRISLADVASAGPFSAFPGRGRLLTVVEGPVLELLVDGEPHVVEPQRPFAFSGDVAVEARLPEGPVRALNVVVDPGVTPYVTVLELGRGSALPLADDQVAYVLTGPDARSLVVGPGEVSGRCTVAVVTLERG, encoded by the coding sequence GTGGCCCGGGTCGTCCGCAGCGACGAGGTCGCGCCGCAGCCGTGGGCCAACGGCGGCGGCACGACCCGTGAGCTGCTGGTCGCCGACGACGGCGCGTGGCGGATCAGCCTGGCCGACGTCGCGTCCGCGGGCCCGTTCTCGGCCTTCCCGGGACGCGGTCGGCTGCTGACCGTCGTCGAGGGCCCCGTCCTCGAGCTCCTGGTTGACGGCGAGCCGCACGTGGTCGAGCCGCAGCGCCCGTTCGCCTTCTCCGGTGACGTCGCCGTGGAGGCGCGGCTGCCCGAGGGGCCCGTGCGCGCGCTCAACGTCGTCGTGGACCCCGGCGTGACGCCGTATGTCACCGTGCTCGAGCTCGGGCGCGGCTCCGCGCTTCCGCTGGCCGACGACCAGGTGGCCTACGTCCTCACCGGGCCCGACGCCCGCAGCCTCGTCGTCGGCCCGGGCGAGGTGTCCGGCCGGTGCACGGTGGCGGTCGTGACGCTCGAGCGGGGCTGA